The following are encoded together in the Streptomyces sp. NBC_01465 genome:
- a CDS encoding DUF2975 domain-containing protein: protein MGKLTVRALRTVLAVVLTGTVLVQVLMVWTLISGNDPEDGSLPLTPLRVITILGIGAAQAALLSVWRLVTMVRRGTVFSHAAFRYVDIIIGAIVADSLLWFTVTAVNAPGQRDDPGVTFIMGGIGLAILGVALIVLVLRMLLAQAVARDVEATQMQAELDEVI from the coding sequence ATGGGAAAGCTGACCGTGCGCGCACTGCGCACCGTGCTCGCGGTGGTACTCACCGGCACGGTGCTCGTACAGGTATTGATGGTGTGGACGTTGATCAGCGGGAACGATCCGGAGGACGGTTCGCTCCCGCTGACCCCGCTGCGCGTGATCACGATCCTGGGCATCGGGGCGGCCCAGGCCGCCCTGCTGTCCGTATGGCGACTGGTCACGATGGTGCGACGCGGAACCGTGTTCTCCCACGCCGCCTTCCGTTACGTGGACATCATCATCGGCGCGATCGTCGCGGACTCTCTCCTGTGGTTCACGGTCACGGCCGTCAATGCGCCCGGCCAGCGGGACGACCCGGGCGTCACCTTCATCATGGGCGGGATCGGCCTGGCCATCCTGGGCGTCGCCCTCATCGTGCTCGTACTGCGCATGCTGCTCGCCCAGGCCGTCGCCCGCGACGTCGAAGCGACGCAGATGCAGGCCGAGTTGGACGAGGTGATCTGA
- a CDS encoding carbohydrate ABC transporter permease: protein MTSTQIRGGRPPLAEGPDPAAANRRPLGRRVREWLTAVTFTVPALALFGLFVLLPIMYALYVSFFNWGGFGSPSDFTGLGNFTRLLDDPVFLGDLWRGLILVVASLALQLPFALAMAVLLNQKLRGRAFYRMLFFAPYVLSEVITGILFGMIFAPDDGLADKVLGAVGLDSLGGLWFAGQDTVMPTLFLVMMWKYFGFHMMLYLAGLQGIPPELHEAARIDGAGPWQRFRHVTLPLLGPTIRMSIFLSVIGAIQLFDLVWVTTQGGPDHHSETMAVSMFQYGFKRYQVGYASAISIAMFLISLVFALAYQRFVLRRDTEGALTTMRASR, encoded by the coding sequence ATGACTTCGACCCAGATACGTGGCGGGCGACCGCCGCTCGCCGAAGGCCCGGACCCCGCCGCGGCGAACAGGCGCCCCCTGGGGCGCCGGGTGCGGGAGTGGCTGACGGCCGTCACGTTCACGGTGCCGGCCCTCGCACTCTTCGGGCTCTTCGTCCTGCTGCCCATCATGTACGCGCTCTACGTCAGTTTCTTCAACTGGGGCGGTTTCGGGTCGCCTTCGGACTTCACCGGCCTCGGCAACTTCACCCGCCTCCTCGACGACCCGGTCTTCCTCGGCGACCTGTGGCGCGGGCTGATCCTGGTCGTGGCCTCGCTCGCGCTCCAGTTGCCGTTCGCCCTGGCGATGGCGGTCCTGCTCAACCAGAAACTGCGCGGCCGCGCCTTCTACCGGATGCTGTTCTTCGCCCCGTACGTCCTGTCCGAGGTCATCACCGGAATCCTCTTCGGCATGATCTTCGCGCCCGACGACGGGCTCGCGGACAAGGTGCTCGGCGCGGTCGGCCTCGACTCGCTCGGCGGGCTGTGGTTCGCCGGGCAGGACACCGTCATGCCCACGCTCTTCCTGGTCATGATGTGGAAGTACTTCGGCTTCCACATGATGCTCTACCTCGCCGGGCTCCAGGGCATCCCGCCCGAGCTGCACGAGGCCGCCCGCATCGACGGCGCCGGGCCCTGGCAGCGCTTCCGTCATGTGACGCTGCCGCTGCTGGGCCCGACCATTCGGATGAGCATCTTCCTGTCGGTCATCGGCGCCATCCAGCTCTTCGACCTGGTGTGGGTGACCACCCAGGGCGGCCCGGACCACCACTCGGAAACCATGGCCGTGAGCATGTTCCAGTACGGCTTCAAGCGCTACCAGGTCGGCTACGCCAGCGCGATCAGCATCGCCATGTTCCTCATCAGCCTTGTCTTCGCCCTCGCCTACCAGCGCTTCGTGCTGCGCCGCGACACCGAAGGAGCACTCACCACCATGCGAGCCTCCCGATGA
- a CDS encoding extracellular solute-binding protein: MPRTVSSLSRRKFLAATSAAGLGAAALSACSDSGSGSTDSSGRTVVEWWNIQTTEPTKTLWPQRAKDFEAANPKVHIKLVTLENDAYKSKMTALTSSGKLPDIYHTWGGGVLEQQIDAGLVEDLTASTKSWSDTLIPASRAPYEVDGKTYAVPIDIGAVGFWYNKALFKKASITAPPATWADFLSAVKQLKAAGITPLALAGKEKWPGMYYWAYLSMRTAGVDGMQKAIESKDFTGDPFVAAGGHLKELVALEPFQKGFLGAAYSTPTGEAAAMGNGKAAMELMGQWAPVTQADAGKGLGDDLGFFPFPSVAGGQGALTDVFGGGGGYAVRKGAPKAAADFLKWFMTAESDRILVTKGSMMPVVKDAVSALTDPNLKAVSDTLGKATGFQLYLDQALPPAVGQEVNDSVAALIAGSKSPEQVTRSITQVFKSQ; the protein is encoded by the coding sequence ATGCCCAGGACCGTCTCGTCACTCAGTCGCCGCAAGTTTCTGGCCGCCACGTCCGCGGCCGGCCTGGGCGCGGCGGCGCTCAGCGCCTGCTCCGACTCGGGTTCCGGCTCCACGGACAGCTCAGGACGGACCGTGGTGGAGTGGTGGAACATCCAGACCACCGAACCGACGAAGACCCTGTGGCCCCAGCGCGCCAAGGACTTCGAGGCAGCCAACCCCAAGGTGCACATCAAGCTGGTCACGCTGGAGAACGATGCGTACAAGTCGAAGATGACCGCGCTGACCAGCTCCGGAAAGCTTCCGGACATCTACCACACCTGGGGCGGCGGGGTTCTCGAGCAACAGATCGACGCCGGTCTCGTGGAGGACCTCACCGCATCCACCAAATCGTGGTCCGACACCCTCATCCCCGCATCGAGGGCGCCCTACGAGGTCGACGGCAAGACGTACGCCGTCCCCATCGACATCGGGGCCGTCGGCTTCTGGTACAACAAGGCGCTCTTCAAGAAGGCCTCGATCACCGCCCCGCCCGCCACCTGGGCGGACTTCCTCAGCGCGGTGAAGCAGCTCAAGGCCGCAGGGATCACCCCACTCGCCCTCGCCGGCAAGGAGAAGTGGCCCGGCATGTACTACTGGGCGTACCTCTCGATGCGCACCGCGGGCGTCGACGGGATGCAGAAGGCCATCGAATCCAAGGACTTCACCGGCGACCCGTTCGTCGCGGCAGGCGGCCACCTCAAGGAGCTCGTCGCCCTGGAGCCGTTCCAGAAGGGCTTCCTCGGTGCCGCGTACTCCACGCCCACCGGCGAGGCGGCCGCCATGGGCAACGGCAAGGCGGCGATGGAGCTGATGGGCCAGTGGGCCCCGGTCACCCAGGCCGACGCGGGCAAGGGCCTCGGCGACGACCTCGGCTTCTTCCCGTTCCCCTCGGTGGCGGGCGGCCAGGGGGCGCTCACCGACGTCTTCGGAGGAGGCGGCGGTTACGCGGTGCGCAAGGGCGCCCCGAAAGCGGCTGCCGACTTCCTGAAGTGGTTCATGACCGCCGAGTCCGACCGCATCCTCGTGACCAAGGGATCCATGATGCCGGTCGTCAAGGACGCCGTGAGCGCGCTCACCGACCCGAACCTCAAGGCGGTCTCCGACACGCTCGGCAAGGCGACCGGCTTCCAGCTCTACCTCGACCAGGCCCTGCCACCGGCGGTCGGCCAGGAGGTGAACGACTCCGTCGCGGCCCTCATCGCCGGGTCCAAGTCGCCGGAACAGGTCACCCGTTCCATCACTCAGGTCTTCAAGAGCCAGTAA
- a CDS encoding LacI family DNA-binding transcriptional regulator, whose protein sequence is MSTEVGNVAREDTQRRTAARSPDGPAKVTITEIAREAGVSVPTVSRVVNGRSDVAPATRARVEELLRLHGYRRRSPSPGDRAALLDLVFNDLDSPWAVEIIRGVEEVAHEAGVGTVVSAIHDRAGAARQWMTNLRSRASDGVILVTSVLEPGLHDELRRLGVPLVVVDSAGSPASEEPTVGATNWAGGMAATEHLLGLGHRRIGFVQGPSRLLCSRARLDGYRAALDVAGVAVDDSLIVPGDFYHASGFTGCNRLLDLDRPPTAVFAASDQMALGAIEALRRRGLRVPEDMSVVGFDDLPEVRWSAPPLTTVRQPLSDMGKLAARMLLDLARAVEPASPRVELATELVVRASTAAPRAS, encoded by the coding sequence ATGTCGACGGAGGTGGGGAACGTGGCCCGGGAAGACACCCAGCGCAGGACCGCCGCGCGGAGCCCGGACGGGCCGGCCAAGGTGACGATCACCGAGATCGCACGGGAGGCCGGGGTGTCCGTCCCGACTGTCTCGCGCGTCGTCAACGGGCGCTCCGACGTCGCTCCGGCCACCCGCGCCCGGGTCGAGGAGCTGCTGCGGCTCCACGGCTACCGGCGTCGCTCGCCCTCGCCGGGCGACCGGGCGGCCCTGCTCGACCTGGTCTTCAACGACCTGGACAGCCCCTGGGCCGTCGAGATCATCCGGGGTGTCGAGGAGGTCGCGCACGAGGCGGGGGTGGGCACGGTGGTCTCCGCGATCCACGACCGGGCGGGGGCGGCCCGCCAGTGGATGACCAATCTGCGCTCCCGTGCGTCCGACGGCGTGATCCTGGTGACTTCGGTCCTTGAACCGGGCCTCCACGACGAACTGCGGCGCCTGGGTGTGCCGTTGGTGGTGGTCGACTCGGCCGGTTCGCCCGCTTCGGAGGAGCCGACGGTGGGCGCCACCAACTGGGCGGGCGGGATGGCAGCCACCGAGCATCTGCTCGGTCTCGGGCACCGCCGGATCGGATTCGTACAGGGTCCGTCGCGGCTGCTGTGCTCACGGGCCCGGCTGGACGGCTACCGGGCGGCCCTGGACGTGGCCGGCGTAGCGGTGGACGACTCCCTGATCGTGCCCGGGGATTTCTATCATGCGTCCGGATTCACCGGCTGCAACCGGCTGTTGGACCTGGACCGGCCCCCGACCGCCGTCTTCGCCGCCAGCGACCAGATGGCACTCGGGGCGATCGAGGCGCTGCGCCGGCGCGGGCTGCGGGTGCCGGAGGACATGAGCGTGGTCGGCTTCGACGACCTTCCCGAGGTGCGGTGGTCGGCGCCACCGCTCACCACGGTTCGCCAGCCTCTGTCCGACATGGGCAAGTTGGCGGCCCGGATGCTGCTCGATCTGGCCCGTGCTGTCGAGCCCGCGTCCCCGCGTGTGGAGTTGGCGACAGAACTCGTGGTCAGGGCCAGTACGGCGGCGCCGCGCGCGTCCTAG
- a CDS encoding endo-1,4-beta-xylanase, with product MTLPVQRTRTRTCARAAALGLTAALALGLAGMPAAHAGTERHHRAATLDDLAQKTGRYYGSAVDNPELADTAYADLLGTEFGATTPGNAMKWESTEPQRGVFDFTAGDEIVNYARANGLKLRGHTLLWHNQLPGWLTSGTWTPDELRSILKNHITTEVKHFKGKVFAWDVANEIMNEDGTYRESIFYKTLGPGYIADALRWAHAADPKVKLYLNDYNVEAIGPKSDAYYTLIKQLKADRVPIDGFGLQGHLALQYGFPSGLKENLQRFAALRVDVAFTELDIRMNLPSDTAKLTQQADWYRQVTDACLAVKRCVGITVWGYSDRHSWIPAVFPGEGAALPWDENLAHKPAYDAIHDALAAAAAPPHGKNG from the coding sequence ATGACCCTTCCCGTCCAACGCACCCGCACCCGCACGTGCGCCAGAGCCGCCGCCCTCGGCCTGACCGCCGCGCTCGCCCTCGGCCTCGCCGGAATGCCTGCCGCCCACGCGGGCACCGAACGGCACCATCGCGCGGCCACGCTCGACGACCTCGCCCAGAAGACCGGCCGCTACTACGGCTCCGCCGTCGACAACCCCGAACTCGCCGACACCGCCTACGCCGACCTCCTCGGCACCGAGTTCGGCGCCACCACCCCCGGCAACGCCATGAAGTGGGAATCAACCGAACCCCAGCGCGGTGTCTTCGACTTCACCGCCGGCGACGAGATCGTGAACTACGCCCGCGCCAACGGGCTCAAGCTCCGCGGCCACACCCTGCTGTGGCACAACCAGCTGCCAGGCTGGCTGACCTCCGGCACCTGGACGCCGGACGAGCTCCGTTCGATCCTCAAGAACCACATCACGACCGAGGTCAAGCATTTCAAGGGCAAGGTGTTCGCCTGGGACGTCGCCAACGAGATCATGAACGAGGACGGCACCTACCGGGAGAGCATCTTCTACAAGACCCTCGGCCCCGGCTACATCGCCGACGCCCTGCGCTGGGCCCACGCGGCCGACCCCAAGGTCAAGCTGTACCTGAACGACTACAACGTCGAGGCGATCGGCCCGAAGTCGGACGCGTACTACACCCTCATCAAGCAGCTCAAGGCCGACCGTGTCCCGATCGACGGCTTCGGCCTCCAGGGCCACCTGGCGCTGCAGTACGGCTTCCCGTCCGGGCTGAAGGAGAACCTCCAGCGCTTCGCCGCCCTCCGCGTCGACGTCGCCTTCACCGAACTCGACATCCGAATGAACCTGCCGTCGGACACGGCCAAGCTGACCCAACAGGCCGACTGGTACCGGCAGGTGACCGACGCCTGCCTCGCGGTGAAGCGCTGCGTCGGCATCACGGTGTGGGGCTACTCGGACCGGCACTCGTGGATTCCCGCCGTCTTCCCGGGCGAGGGCGCAGCCCTCCCGTGGGACGAGAACCTCGCCCACAAGCCGGCCTACGACGCGATCCACGACGCGCTCGCGGCCGCTGCAGCGCCCCCGCACGGCAAGAACGGCTGA
- a CDS encoding helix-turn-helix domain-containing protein, producing MPIAVDIDVMLAKRKMSVGELADRVGITPANLAVLKNGRAKAVRFATLAALCAVLECQPGDLLRWEAEDTASE from the coding sequence ATGCCGATCGCCGTCGACATCGACGTGATGCTGGCCAAGCGGAAGATGTCCGTGGGCGAACTCGCGGACCGCGTAGGGATCACTCCCGCCAACCTGGCGGTACTCAAGAACGGCCGCGCCAAGGCGGTGCGCTTCGCGACGCTCGCCGCACTCTGCGCGGTCCTCGAGTGCCAGCCGGGCGACCTGCTCCGCTGGGAGGCCGAGGACACCGCGAGCGAATGA
- a CDS encoding sigma-70 family RNA polymerase sigma factor: MGRKLVDADHARLVVAAQAGDDRAREELIAAYLPLLYNIVGRALSGHADVDDVVQETLLRVVRDLPALRAPESFRSWLVSITLRQISTQRQRQRAFAGRTAVIDEAREIPDAGAEPEDLTILRLHRSDERRQAVEAGRWLDPDQRVLLSLWWQEGAGSLSRGDIAAATGLTVAHVGVSLQRMREQLELSRTIVAALEADPRCPQLDETLVGWDGLRTSVWRKRIARHTRACPVCAATTTERVPAELLLFSLAPLAVPAGLVAALAVKGLLSGTATSTAGLATAAAGGGGLHGTLIGKLSAVTTHQLVGLTTGAVLVAGTAAYVTWPEPAHRVPGVTAAPTVGSPTPAPSHTAPPAAPSPVSPSAVAGTVPLGAQSLESMDEPGQYLTYAGAFATLGGLSADSSAQTRRRFVFTVVRGLADPRCVTFRAADGRYLRHRDLRLRLSSDNGSDLFREDATFCPSPGATAGSVTLHAHNYPGSVLRHRDGGIRLDGSDGTRAFAGQASFFARTGTAGSA, from the coding sequence ATGGGAAGAAAACTCGTGGATGCGGACCACGCGCGGCTGGTCGTCGCAGCACAGGCCGGTGACGACCGGGCACGCGAGGAACTGATCGCCGCATACCTGCCATTGCTCTACAACATCGTCGGGCGCGCACTGAGCGGGCATGCGGATGTCGACGACGTCGTCCAGGAGACCCTGCTGCGCGTGGTGCGCGACCTGCCCGCCCTGCGTGCCCCGGAGAGCTTCCGGTCCTGGCTGGTGTCGATCACGCTCCGCCAGATCAGTACCCAACGGCAACGGCAACGCGCCTTCGCCGGCCGGACCGCGGTCATCGACGAGGCACGCGAGATCCCGGACGCCGGTGCCGAACCCGAGGACCTCACGATCCTGCGCCTGCACAGGTCGGACGAGCGCCGTCAGGCTGTCGAGGCCGGCCGGTGGCTCGACCCGGACCAGCGGGTGCTGCTGTCGCTGTGGTGGCAGGAGGGCGCCGGATCGCTGAGCCGTGGCGACATCGCCGCCGCGACGGGGCTCACCGTCGCCCATGTCGGGGTGAGCCTCCAACGCATGCGTGAGCAGCTGGAGTTGAGCCGTACGATCGTCGCCGCGCTGGAGGCCGACCCCCGCTGTCCGCAGTTGGACGAGACTCTCGTCGGCTGGGACGGTCTGCGTACGTCGGTGTGGCGCAAGAGGATCGCTCGGCACACCCGCGCATGCCCGGTCTGCGCGGCAACGACGACGGAACGGGTTCCGGCCGAGCTCCTGCTCTTCAGCCTCGCCCCGCTGGCGGTCCCCGCCGGGCTCGTCGCCGCGCTGGCCGTCAAGGGCCTGCTGTCGGGTACGGCCACGAGCACCGCCGGGCTGGCCACGGCGGCAGCGGGAGGAGGCGGTCTGCACGGCACACTGATCGGCAAACTCTCCGCGGTGACCACGCATCAGCTGGTGGGCCTCACCACCGGCGCGGTGCTCGTCGCCGGGACCGCCGCTTACGTGACCTGGCCCGAACCGGCGCATCGGGTCCCCGGCGTCACCGCCGCTCCCACGGTCGGCAGTCCCACGCCGGCCCCGTCGCACACCGCCCCGCCGGCCGCGCCGTCCCCGGTGAGTCCGTCCGCCGTCGCGGGCACTGTTCCGCTGGGCGCGCAGTCACTGGAGTCCATGGACGAACCCGGACAATACCTCACGTATGCGGGCGCCTTCGCGACGCTCGGCGGGCTCTCCGCGGACAGCAGTGCGCAGACACGCCGGCGGTTCGTCTTCACGGTGGTACGGGGGCTGGCCGATCCCCGGTGCGTCACCTTCCGCGCCGCCGACGGCCGCTATCTGCGCCATCGTGACCTGCGGCTACGGCTGAGTTCCGACAACGGCAGCGACCTGTTCCGTGAAGACGCCACCTTCTGCCCGTCCCCCGGCGCGACCGCCGGATCGGTGACCCTGCACGCACACAACTATCCCGGATCAGTCCTCCGCCACCGCGACGGTGGCATCCGGCTGGACGGCTCCGACGGCACGCGGGCCTTCGCAGGCCAGGCGTCCTTCTTCGCGCGGACCGGGACGGCAGGCTCGGCGTAA
- a CDS encoding LysE family translocator has translation MVNPTLYAAFLVAALVLCITPGPDMMFIVAMGGRGGPSTGVLAALGVACAMFVHALAAALGLSALFLALPELYHVLRWVGAAYLFYLAVKAFRDRSLPGEDAGEDGGRPGPVRRRAFWQGALTNLLNPKVILFNVSFLPQFVDPRLGHMTGQLMILGLTIVVMGFVVDGSIGLLSGRLSAMLRRSRRVARGLNIFSGTVFAGLAVRLAAAPK, from the coding sequence ATGGTGAATCCAACTCTGTACGCGGCTTTCCTCGTTGCCGCCTTAGTGCTCTGCATCACTCCGGGACCCGACATGATGTTCATCGTGGCCATGGGGGGCCGCGGCGGGCCGTCGACCGGCGTACTCGCCGCGCTGGGAGTGGCCTGCGCGATGTTCGTGCACGCGCTCGCCGCGGCGCTTGGCCTTTCGGCGCTGTTCCTGGCGCTCCCGGAGCTGTACCACGTGCTGCGCTGGGTGGGCGCGGCCTATCTCTTCTACCTGGCGGTCAAGGCGTTCCGCGATCGATCGCTGCCGGGGGAGGACGCGGGCGAGGACGGCGGGAGGCCGGGGCCGGTGAGGCGGCGTGCCTTCTGGCAGGGCGCCCTCACCAACCTGCTCAACCCCAAGGTGATCCTCTTCAACGTGTCGTTCCTGCCGCAGTTCGTGGATCCCCGACTCGGGCACATGACAGGGCAGTTGATGATTCTCGGCCTGACCATCGTGGTCATGGGGTTCGTCGTCGACGGCTCGATCGGACTGCTCTCGGGGCGGTTGTCCGCGATGCTCCGGCGCAGCCGCCGGGTGGCCCGCGGCCTCAACATCTTCAGCGGCACGGTGTTCGCGGGGCTGGCCGTACGACTGGCCGCCGCGCCGAAGTAG
- a CDS encoding beta-glucosidase, producing MVKPWQDTTLPAHARAADLLARMTNEEKTAQLSSVWIGADTEGADVAPGQHTFAARSAVLDALLPYGLGHLTRPFGTVPVEPAEGVARLADLQRTISGGNRFGLPAIAHEECLTGFTAWQATVFPTPLAWGATFDPALITDMALAIGVSMRAVGIHQGLAPVLDVVRDPRWGRTEEAIGEDPYLVGTIGTAYVQGLQSAGIVATLKHFAGYSASRAARNHAPASLGPRELADVILPPFEMALRDGGARSVMPAYNDIDGLPAHAHPALLTQLLREQWEFTGTVVSDYYGVSLLEEAHKIADGEGAAARLALAAGVDVELPAARCFSPTDALPEDLLDRAALRVLTQKCELGLLDPGWEPVTADGPVDLNPPHMRELAQRVAQESVVLLANDAGVLPLRDGLRIALVGPLADEQAAMLGCYTFPRHVGVHHPGLPTGIDVPTLAEALRTELPDAAFVGDLAGADICLAVVGDRSGLFGRGSSGEGCDAEDLQLPYGQAEVLDSAMDSGVPVVIVVLSGRPYALGRWAGRAAAVVQAFFPGQEGGGAVAGVLSGRVDPSGRLPVAVPARPGGQPAPYLAPPLALHGFPSTVDPTPLYPFGHGLSYSAFAWDLPECDAPELPTDGDTTVRLTVRNTGDRAGTEVVQLYLHDPVGTVARPEVRLVGYARVPLDAGASAEVHATFPADLAAYTGADGRRVVEPGALELRIAASSAEVHHTVPLTLTGPVREVGHERRMRCEMRVK from the coding sequence ATGGTCAAGCCATGGCAGGACACCACCCTGCCCGCCCACGCCCGGGCGGCGGACCTGCTCGCCCGGATGACCAACGAGGAGAAGACCGCCCAGCTGTCCAGCGTGTGGATCGGCGCCGACACCGAGGGCGCCGACGTGGCCCCGGGGCAGCACACCTTCGCCGCCCGCAGCGCCGTACTGGACGCACTCCTCCCGTACGGCCTCGGGCACCTCACCCGGCCCTTCGGAACCGTCCCCGTCGAACCCGCCGAGGGCGTCGCACGCCTCGCCGACCTGCAGCGCACCATCAGCGGGGGCAACCGGTTCGGCCTGCCCGCGATCGCCCACGAGGAGTGCCTCACCGGCTTCACCGCCTGGCAGGCCACCGTCTTCCCGACCCCTCTCGCCTGGGGCGCCACCTTCGACCCGGCGCTGATCACCGACATGGCCCTGGCGATCGGGGTGTCGATGCGCGCGGTCGGCATCCACCAGGGGCTCGCCCCGGTCCTCGACGTCGTACGCGATCCCCGCTGGGGCCGCACCGAGGAGGCCATCGGCGAGGACCCGTACCTCGTCGGCACCATCGGCACCGCATACGTACAGGGGCTGCAGAGCGCGGGCATCGTCGCCACGCTCAAGCACTTCGCCGGCTACTCCGCCTCGCGCGCCGCCCGCAACCACGCGCCCGCCTCGCTCGGCCCGCGCGAACTCGCCGATGTGATCCTGCCCCCCTTCGAGATGGCCCTGCGCGACGGCGGCGCCCGCTCCGTGATGCCCGCGTACAACGACATCGACGGACTGCCCGCCCACGCCCACCCCGCACTGCTCACCCAACTCCTCCGAGAACAATGGGAGTTCACCGGCACGGTGGTGTCGGACTACTACGGTGTCTCCCTGCTGGAGGAGGCGCACAAGATCGCCGACGGGGAGGGTGCGGCGGCGCGCCTCGCCCTCGCGGCCGGAGTCGACGTGGAGCTGCCGGCGGCCCGCTGCTTCAGCCCCACCGACGCGCTCCCTGAGGACCTGCTCGACCGGGCCGCCCTGCGCGTCCTCACACAGAAGTGCGAACTGGGGCTCCTCGACCCCGGCTGGGAACCCGTCACCGCCGACGGACCCGTCGATCTGAACCCGCCCCATATGCGGGAGCTGGCGCAGAGGGTGGCCCAGGAGTCCGTGGTGCTGCTCGCCAACGACGCCGGGGTGCTGCCCCTGCGCGACGGGCTGCGCATCGCACTCGTCGGGCCGCTCGCCGACGAGCAGGCCGCCATGCTCGGCTGCTACACGTTCCCGCGGCACGTCGGCGTCCACCACCCCGGCCTGCCGACCGGCATCGACGTGCCGACGCTCGCCGAGGCGCTGCGCACCGAGCTGCCGGACGCCGCGTTCGTCGGCGACCTGGCGGGAGCAGACATCTGCCTTGCCGTGGTCGGGGACCGGTCGGGACTGTTCGGGCGCGGCTCCTCCGGAGAGGGGTGCGACGCGGAGGATCTCCAACTGCCGTACGGGCAGGCGGAGGTGCTGGACTCCGCGATGGACTCCGGGGTTCCCGTCGTCATCGTCGTACTCAGCGGCAGGCCGTACGCACTCGGCCGCTGGGCCGGCCGGGCAGCCGCCGTCGTCCAGGCGTTCTTCCCCGGGCAGGAGGGCGGCGGGGCCGTGGCGGGCGTCCTGTCCGGGCGCGTCGATCCCTCCGGACGCCTGCCGGTCGCGGTCCCCGCCAGGCCGGGAGGACAGCCCGCCCCGTACCTCGCGCCGCCGCTCGCCCTGCACGGCTTTCCCAGCACCGTGGACCCGACGCCCCTCTACCCGTTCGGGCACGGCCTGTCCTACTCCGCCTTCGCCTGGGACCTCCCCGAGTGCGACGCACCCGAACTGCCCACCGACGGCGACACCACGGTGCGCCTCACCGTCCGCAACACCGGCGACCGGGCCGGCACCGAGGTCGTACAGCTCTACCTCCACGACCCCGTCGGCACCGTCGCCCGCCCCGAAGTCCGGCTCGTCGGCTACGCCCGCGTACCGCTCGACGCCGGCGCCTCGGCCGAGGTCCACGCCACGTTCCCCGCGGACCTCGCCGCCTACACCGGAGCCGACGGCCGCCGTGTCGTCGAACCCGGTGCCCTCGAACTGCGCATCGCCGCCTCCAGCGCGGAGGTCCACCACACCGTGCCGCTCACCCTCACCGGGCCGGTACGGGAGGTCGGGCACGAGCGCCGGATGCGGTGCGAGATGCGCGTCAAGTAG
- a CDS encoding carbohydrate ABC transporter permease, producing MTAPALRRRLRSVPLYVTVWVVGIVMVTPLLYALVSGFKSTDQLSSNVFGLPSPWETGNYTAILKSETFWRAIGSSTLIAVGTTVLTVGAAALAAFALARFAFRGRELLFTVFTVGLMFPFAVAILPLFILLRTFGLLDNPWGVILPQAAFGLPITIVILRGFFREIPGELEEAATLDGCSSFGFFWRILLPMARPALGTVSVLAVVASWNNFLLPLLVFSEQTWWTIPVGVQQFQGQYSADIARVFAYLVLAMVPALGFYAVAERQLIGGITLGATKG from the coding sequence ATGACGGCCCCCGCGCTGCGGCGCCGGCTGCGCTCCGTTCCCCTGTACGTGACCGTGTGGGTGGTCGGCATCGTCATGGTGACGCCGCTGCTGTACGCACTCGTCTCCGGGTTCAAGTCCACCGACCAGCTCTCCAGTAATGTCTTCGGGCTTCCCTCGCCCTGGGAGACGGGGAACTACACGGCGATCCTGAAGTCCGAAACGTTCTGGCGGGCCATCGGGTCCTCCACCCTCATCGCCGTCGGTACGACCGTCCTGACCGTCGGCGCGGCCGCCCTCGCCGCGTTCGCGCTGGCCCGATTCGCCTTCCGTGGGCGGGAGTTGCTCTTCACGGTCTTCACCGTCGGACTCATGTTCCCGTTCGCCGTGGCGATCCTGCCGCTGTTCATCCTGCTGCGCACCTTCGGACTGCTCGACAACCCGTGGGGCGTGATTCTGCCGCAGGCGGCGTTCGGGCTGCCGATCACCATCGTCATCCTGCGCGGCTTCTTCCGGGAGATCCCCGGCGAGCTGGAGGAGGCGGCCACTCTCGACGGCTGCTCGTCGTTCGGATTCTTCTGGCGGATCCTGCTGCCCATGGCGCGGCCCGCCCTCGGCACCGTCTCGGTGCTCGCGGTGGTGGCGAGCTGGAACAACTTCCTGCTGCCGCTGCTCGTGTTCAGCGAACAGACCTGGTGGACGATCCCCGTCGGCGTCCAGCAGTTCCAGGGCCAGTACTCCGCCGACATCGCCCGCGTCTTCGCCTACCTCGTCCTCGCCATGGTGCCCGCGCTGGGCTTCTACGCGGTGGCCGAACGGCAGCTGATCGGCGGGATCACGCTGGGCGCGACCAAGGGCTGA